In one window of Streptomyces griseus subsp. griseus DNA:
- a CDS encoding helix-turn-helix transcriptional regulator — translation MRATSPVIVGRDEEIGLLSSALDAVQRRSGRALFFLGEAGIGKSRLVGECAYRAYGLNMPVLRGRATSTGLVVPFRPLVEALSSRFRAAGTPTDPELAPYHPALARLVPEWRQEASPGYPETVVELAEALLRLLSVLGRESGCAILLEDLHDSDTETVAVVEYVIDNLADLPILLLGTLRPEPGAALDLVRSAERRQAATVKELKPLAEDQMRALTGACLEAAPEEIPPVVHQRLAERAGGNPYLVEVLLADLLDTDQLRRADGGWEAADDPGGPVPSGIVRSWTRRLDRLDEPVRELLLAAATLGGQFSVSVLQTVTGFEDRALFTHLRSAVEAGVIAPDGAAPDRYAFRHSLTAEALISSLAPAERASLARRAAVAVEHSGHPLDEDGQQLVASLHLAAGNRSGAALRFAEAGRRMLASGAHGSAVVLLERACPLAADADRAAIAESLAVARAEGGDLDAALELAETLPPVPARTEAADRRGEVHVKIAWVAVMAERAADAARQIDAARTLLGHEPAPGRRAALAVADAHLALLPGQEHRCPSETERAAREAAEIAEAEGLPVVACQAWQLLALLLREKGFDEADACLERMLALSTDHDLPVWRVEALVRLGANAFMRTGDASRLRSARAAATELGALLLTQTVDGLLAMNTVLCARWDEAQEIIDRSLEASARVGNLSAHRYLLLSAATMAAHRGRRRDMDRALAAFRRAGGEQSLLVPHQLGLCKAIGALLEEDRGRALEGLDAVQAWERDHPSYFYLSGSYGLRPFLRVLAGAADREEYEAVRASPGAGLAWNGQFLELADAVLLGRSGDRAGAARLVDAFDTRSTPFPVARHLGLRLVADAAQADGWGEPVAWLRRAEEFFYGVGAQVVASACRAALRQAGASVTQHRGGWDRIPLSLRTSGVTPREYEVFVLLPERPGNQQIARRLSISPRTVEKHMASLLSKTGRADRSALCEFAAECAVEPA, via the coding sequence ATGCGTGCCACTTCGCCGGTCATCGTCGGGCGGGACGAGGAGATCGGCCTGCTGAGCAGCGCCCTGGACGCCGTGCAACGGCGTTCAGGGCGCGCCTTGTTCTTCCTCGGCGAGGCGGGGATCGGCAAATCCCGGCTGGTGGGTGAGTGCGCCTACCGGGCCTACGGGCTGAACATGCCGGTGCTGCGCGGCCGTGCCACGTCGACCGGGCTCGTGGTCCCTTTCCGGCCACTCGTGGAAGCCCTCTCCTCCCGCTTCCGGGCCGCCGGCACCCCGACCGACCCCGAGCTGGCCCCGTACCACCCGGCGCTGGCCCGGCTGGTCCCCGAATGGCGCCAGGAGGCCTCCCCCGGCTATCCGGAGACCGTCGTGGAGCTGGCGGAGGCGTTGCTGCGGCTGCTGTCCGTGCTGGGCCGGGAGTCCGGCTGCGCGATCCTGCTGGAGGACCTGCACGACAGCGACACGGAGACCGTCGCGGTGGTCGAGTACGTCATCGACAACCTGGCCGACCTGCCGATCCTGCTCCTGGGGACGCTGCGCCCGGAGCCGGGGGCCGCACTCGATCTCGTACGGTCCGCGGAGCGCCGCCAGGCCGCCACCGTCAAGGAGCTGAAGCCGCTCGCCGAGGATCAGATGCGGGCGCTGACCGGTGCGTGCCTGGAGGCGGCGCCCGAGGAGATACCCCCGGTGGTGCACCAGCGGTTGGCCGAACGCGCGGGGGGCAACCCGTACTTGGTGGAAGTCCTGCTGGCCGACCTGCTGGACACCGATCAGTTGCGCCGGGCGGACGGCGGCTGGGAGGCGGCCGACGATCCCGGCGGGCCGGTCCCCTCAGGGATCGTACGGAGCTGGACGCGCAGACTCGACCGGCTGGACGAGCCGGTCCGGGAGCTGTTACTCGCGGCGGCCACCCTGGGCGGCCAGTTCTCGGTCTCCGTGCTCCAGACCGTCACCGGTTTCGAGGACCGGGCGCTCTTCACCCATCTGCGGTCCGCCGTCGAGGCGGGTGTGATCGCCCCCGACGGCGCCGCCCCCGACCGGTACGCCTTCCGCCACTCGCTGACCGCCGAGGCCCTGATCTCCTCGCTCGCCCCGGCCGAGCGCGCCTCGCTCGCCCGCCGCGCCGCCGTGGCGGTGGAGCACTCCGGGCACCCGCTCGACGAGGACGGGCAGCAGCTCGTCGCCTCCCTCCATCTGGCCGCGGGCAACCGCTCGGGCGCGGCCCTGCGGTTCGCGGAGGCCGGGAGACGGATGCTCGCCTCAGGGGCCCACGGTTCGGCCGTGGTGCTGCTGGAGCGGGCCTGCCCCCTGGCCGCCGACGCCGACCGGGCCGCCATCGCCGAGTCCCTGGCGGTCGCCCGGGCCGAGGGCGGCGACCTGGACGCCGCGCTGGAGCTGGCCGAGACGCTGCCTCCGGTGCCCGCGCGCACCGAGGCCGCCGACCGGCGCGGCGAGGTCCACGTCAAGATCGCCTGGGTGGCGGTGATGGCCGAGCGGGCGGCCGACGCGGCCCGTCAGATCGACGCCGCCCGCACCCTGCTCGGCCATGAGCCGGCGCCCGGCCGCCGGGCCGCGCTCGCCGTCGCCGACGCCCACCTGGCCCTGCTCCCCGGGCAGGAGCACCGATGCCCCTCGGAGACCGAGCGGGCCGCCCGCGAGGCTGCGGAGATCGCCGAGGCCGAAGGGCTGCCCGTGGTGGCCTGCCAGGCCTGGCAGCTGCTGGCGCTGCTGCTGCGCGAGAAGGGGTTCGACGAGGCGGACGCCTGTCTGGAGCGGATGCTCGCGCTCTCCACCGATCACGATCTGCCCGTCTGGCGGGTGGAGGCCCTGGTGCGGCTCGGGGCCAACGCCTTCATGCGGACCGGGGACGCCTCCCGGCTGCGCTCGGCGCGGGCGGCGGCCACCGAGCTGGGCGCGCTGCTGCTGACCCAGACGGTGGACGGGCTGCTCGCCATGAACACGGTGCTGTGCGCCCGTTGGGACGAGGCGCAGGAGATCATCGACCGTTCGCTGGAGGCCAGCGCCCGGGTCGGCAACCTCTCCGCCCACCGCTATCTGCTGCTCTCCGCCGCCACGATGGCCGCGCACCGGGGACGGCGGCGGGACATGGACCGCGCACTGGCCGCGTTCCGGCGGGCAGGCGGCGAGCAATCGCTTCTCGTGCCGCACCAGTTGGGGCTGTGCAAGGCGATCGGCGCGCTGCTGGAGGAGGACCGCGGGCGGGCGCTGGAGGGGCTGGACGCGGTGCAGGCCTGGGAGCGGGACCACCCCAGCTACTTCTACCTGAGCGGGAGTTACGGGCTGCGCCCCTTCCTGCGGGTGCTGGCCGGGGCGGCGGACCGGGAGGAGTACGAGGCCGTACGTGCCTCGCCGGGGGCCGGGCTGGCCTGGAACGGGCAGTTCCTGGAGCTGGCCGACGCGGTGCTGCTGGGCCGCTCCGGCGACCGGGCCGGGGCGGCCCGCCTGGTGGACGCCTTCGACACCCGCTCCACCCCCTTCCCGGTCGCCCGCCACCTCGGCCTGCGGCTGGTCGCGGACGCGGCCCAAGCCGACGGGTGGGGCGAGCCGGTCGCCTGGCTGCGGCGGGCCGAGGAGTTCTTCTACGGGGTCGGGGCGCAGGTGGTCGCCTCCGCGTGCCGGGCGGCGCTGCGGCAGGCCGGGGCGAGCGTCACCCAGCACCGGGGCGGCTGGGACCGCATCCCGCTGTCGCTGCGGACCAGCGGGGTGACTCCGCGCGAGTACGAGGTGTTCGTGCTGCTCCCGGAGCGGCCCGGCAACCAGCAGATCGCCCGGCGGCTCTCCATCTCGCCGCGCACGGTGGAGAAGCACATGGCCAGCCTGCTCAGCAAGACCGGGCGCGCGGACCGCTCGGCGCTGTGCGAGTTCGCGGCGGAGTGCGCGGTGGAGCCGGCCTGA
- a CDS encoding BTAD domain-containing putative transcriptional regulator: MIRPPARPAPGAVYFSLLGPLTAVRDGRPLPLGPRKQRLVLATLLARPNTPVPVDVLTDAVWPDDPPRTARKNLQVYVSAARALLGGDGRDRVVHGCGGYRLTIDEGELDTLRFRSLARAGRAAGERGDLRSAARLLREALDLWEGPPLNDLRDSTGVAEEAERLEARCLTVYEDWAETEIELGRAGVAVDGLRDLVERHPLRERLRVAWMNSLHQSGRQAEALAVYDDYRQLLARELGLEPSPAMAALYRAMLGRGRTARPQAAGRDTAHGTALPAAPRHFTGRREELRELLTLLGSPDERVVVVSGPAGSGKSALALRAAHLLGDGFPDGRFHVRVRREDGSARTPAEVLGELGRSCGVRVPTVPAVPAGPESGPAAVSQGAEDAWQLWLSLHRALVVLDDVPDEAFVRGLLPRSGPSSVVLTARGQLAGLAPVHRIALAALADGEALELLGKLIGPGRLRTDPAAALRIVRACGALPLAVGVSGMRLAVLRHLPLAEYADRLGDPSAALDELVAGDVSVRLRMASGWEDLSPDGRRALGRLAGPAQEGGFTLHGAIEALGCGERAAIRTVESLIDAGAVTSPTGEVTAHAALYEVPRLLCLYAREREGALIPE; this comes from the coding sequence ATGATCCGACCTCCCGCCCGCCCGGCCCCCGGTGCGGTGTACTTCTCGCTCCTCGGTCCGCTCACCGCCGTACGGGACGGCCGTCCGCTCCCGCTCGGGCCGCGCAAACAGCGCCTCGTCCTCGCCACCTTGCTCGCGCGCCCCAACACCCCTGTGCCCGTCGACGTGTTGACCGACGCGGTGTGGCCCGACGACCCGCCGCGCACCGCGCGCAAGAACCTCCAGGTGTACGTGAGCGCCGCCCGCGCCCTGCTCGGCGGCGACGGACGGGACCGGGTCGTCCACGGCTGCGGCGGCTACCGGCTCACCATCGACGAGGGCGAGCTGGACACCCTGCGCTTCCGCTCGCTGGCCCGGGCCGGGCGGGCCGCCGGTGAACGCGGCGACCTGCGGAGCGCCGCCCGGCTGCTGCGGGAGGCGCTGGACCTGTGGGAGGGGCCGCCCCTGAACGACCTGCGGGACTCCACCGGGGTGGCGGAGGAGGCCGAGCGGCTGGAGGCCCGCTGTCTGACCGTGTACGAGGACTGGGCCGAGACCGAGATCGAACTCGGCCGGGCCGGCGTCGCGGTGGACGGCCTGCGCGATCTGGTGGAGCGCCACCCGCTGCGGGAGCGGCTGCGGGTGGCCTGGATGAACTCGCTGCACCAGTCGGGGCGGCAGGCCGAGGCGCTGGCGGTCTACGACGACTACCGGCAGCTGCTGGCACGGGAGTTAGGCCTGGAGCCGAGTCCGGCGATGGCGGCCCTGTACCGGGCGATGCTGGGCCGGGGCCGCACCGCCCGGCCCCAGGCGGCCGGCCGGGACACCGCGCACGGCACGGCACTGCCCGCCGCGCCCCGGCACTTCACCGGCCGCCGCGAGGAACTGCGGGAACTGCTGACCCTGTTGGGCTCCCCGGACGAGCGGGTGGTGGTCGTCTCGGGGCCCGCCGGGTCCGGTAAGTCGGCGCTGGCGCTCCGGGCGGCCCATCTGCTCGGTGACGGCTTCCCCGACGGGCGCTTCCACGTCCGGGTCCGGCGCGAGGACGGCTCGGCCCGCACCCCGGCCGAAGTCCTGGGCGAGCTGGGCCGGTCGTGCGGGGTGCGGGTCCCGACGGTTCCGGCGGTGCCGGCCGGTCCGGAGAGCGGCCCGGCGGCGGTGTCGCAGGGCGCGGAGGACGCCTGGCAGCTCTGGCTGTCGCTGCACCGGGCGCTGGTCGTCCTCGACGACGTACCGGACGAGGCTTTCGTACGGGGGCTGCTGCCCCGGTCCGGGCCGTCCTCGGTGGTGCTCACGGCACGCGGTCAGCTGGCGGGCCTGGCTCCCGTGCACCGGATCGCCCTGGCGGCCCTGGCGGACGGCGAGGCGCTGGAGCTGCTGGGCAAGCTGATCGGCCCCGGGCGGCTGCGGACCGACCCGGCGGCGGCCCTGCGGATCGTCCGGGCCTGCGGGGCGCTGCCGTTGGCGGTCGGGGTGAGCGGGATGCGGCTGGCGGTGCTGCGCCATCTGCCGCTCGCGGAGTACGCGGACCGGCTCGGCGATCCGTCGGCGGCCCTGGACGAACTGGTCGCCGGGGACGTCTCCGTACGGCTGCGGATGGCGTCCGGCTGGGAGGACCTGTCGCCGGACGGCCGGCGGGCGCTGGGGCGGCTGGCCGGGCCCGCGCAGGAGGGCGGCTTCACCCTGCACGGGGCGATAGAGGCGCTGGGGTGCGGGGAGCGGGCCGCGATCCGCACCGTCGAGTCGCTGATCGACGCGGGGGCGGTGACCTCGCCGACCGGCGAGGTCACCGCCCATGCCGCGCTCTACGAGGTGCCGCGGCTGCTCTGTCTGTACGCGCGCGAGCGCGAGGGGGCGCTCATCCCAGAGTGA
- the lanKC gene encoding class III lanthionine synthetase LanKC, whose amino-acid sequence MPAVQETQLYCLADRTYYDTPDRLPDADSRYRLDTDPPPAGWRRSAAGLWTSLVPEHTRLAEQGWKIHVSTVPDEAEATLRDTARICLRHGVPFKFLRSARALSLMADKHMNRSGAGKFIAVYPPDEAAFLALADELSRALAGRSGPYILSDLRIGDAPVYTRYGAYVPRWCDDGEGGRVLALRDPSGNLVPDERGVVFRTPSWVEVPPFLRPHLAARAAARDDTFPYTVTEALQFSNAGGIYLAEDRDTGRRVVLREARPHCGLDGAGDDAVTRLHREHRALTALAGLDCVPRVYGVRTVWEHHFLIEEHIEGHTLLDEIVARFALVRGAVTADDLAPYVAWTEAMTGELSRALDAIHARGLRFGDLHPSNIIVRPDGRIALVDFEYATGLDDQDTPLAGAQGLQAPPGTPGAEADAYALWATWLTMLMPLTEMAGLERAKALTLESWARRRYGLSADAGPARPALLHGLDASRRREAEVAALFEPHVDWAEIRARLLAGIHAGATPERTDRLFPGAPGLFATGGTDLAHGAAGVLYALHRTGAPVPVEWTDWLADAAYRRDPAEAGGLFDGLPGTALVLTLLGRAEAGRELWDRAMSAAPPPASADLFDGRAGLALAALRLARAGGPTAPGTGLVDAALRTARDLDRLARGGSVDGMRLPESAGLLRGLSGAALLHLELHALTGESWLREAARTALEREAGHLVTMDDGTIQVRDGRRHLLYLNQGSSGVALVAQAYTARHEHPALSALIPGVRAGCAMEFVREPGLFTGRAGLAAAAGQLSPDGRTGPEVLASVTNLTWHLIADEDRLLVPGATLRRCSADLATGAAGLLLSLDFLSSGTDGTGGTGGTGGAGRTGEVAGIGGSGLLELLTLG is encoded by the coding sequence GTGCCAGCCGTCCAGGAAACCCAGCTCTACTGCCTCGCCGACCGCACGTACTACGACACCCCGGACCGGCTGCCCGACGCGGACTCCCGCTACCGCCTCGACACCGACCCGCCCCCCGCCGGCTGGCGCCGGTCGGCCGCGGGCCTGTGGACCTCCCTGGTGCCCGAGCACACCCGACTCGCCGAGCAGGGCTGGAAGATCCATGTCTCCACGGTCCCCGACGAGGCCGAGGCCACTCTGCGGGACACCGCCCGGATCTGTCTGCGCCACGGCGTACCGTTCAAATTCCTGCGCAGCGCGCGGGCGTTGTCGCTGATGGCGGACAAGCACATGAACCGCAGCGGCGCGGGCAAGTTCATCGCCGTCTACCCGCCCGACGAAGCGGCCTTCCTGGCCCTGGCCGACGAACTCTCCAGGGCCCTCGCCGGGCGCAGCGGCCCGTACATCCTCAGCGACCTGCGCATCGGCGACGCCCCGGTGTACACGCGCTACGGCGCCTATGTGCCCCGCTGGTGCGACGACGGCGAGGGCGGCCGGGTCCTCGCCCTGCGCGACCCCTCCGGGAACCTGGTTCCCGACGAACGCGGCGTCGTCTTCCGCACGCCCTCCTGGGTCGAGGTGCCGCCGTTCCTGCGCCCGCACCTCGCCGCGCGCGCCGCCGCCCGCGACGACACCTTCCCCTACACGGTCACCGAGGCCCTCCAGTTCTCCAACGCGGGCGGGATCTACCTGGCCGAGGACCGGGACACGGGCCGCCGCGTGGTGCTGCGGGAGGCCCGTCCGCACTGCGGCCTCGACGGCGCGGGCGACGACGCGGTCACCCGACTGCACCGCGAGCACCGGGCGCTGACGGCGCTGGCCGGGCTGGACTGCGTTCCGCGGGTGTACGGCGTACGGACGGTCTGGGAGCACCACTTCCTGATCGAGGAGCACATCGAGGGGCACACCCTCCTGGACGAGATCGTCGCCCGCTTCGCCCTCGTACGCGGGGCGGTGACCGCCGACGACCTCGCGCCCTACGTCGCCTGGACCGAGGCGATGACGGGCGAGCTCTCCCGGGCGCTGGACGCGATCCACGCGCGCGGGCTGCGCTTCGGCGATCTGCACCCCTCCAACATCATCGTCCGGCCCGACGGCCGTATCGCCCTCGTCGACTTCGAGTACGCCACCGGGCTGGACGACCAGGACACCCCGCTCGCCGGTGCCCAGGGCCTCCAGGCACCCCCCGGCACCCCCGGCGCCGAGGCCGACGCGTACGCGCTCTGGGCGACCTGGCTCACCATGCTGATGCCACTCACCGAGATGGCCGGCCTTGAGCGGGCCAAGGCACTCACGCTGGAGAGCTGGGCCCGCCGCAGGTACGGACTCTCCGCCGACGCGGGTCCGGCCAGGCCCGCCCTGCTGCACGGCCTGGACGCCTCACGGCGGCGCGAGGCCGAGGTGGCCGCCCTGTTCGAGCCGCACGTGGACTGGGCGGAGATCCGCGCCCGCCTGCTCGCCGGGATCCACGCCGGGGCCACCCCCGAGCGGACGGACCGCCTCTTCCCGGGCGCTCCCGGCCTCTTCGCCACCGGCGGGACCGACCTCGCCCACGGCGCGGCCGGTGTCCTGTACGCCCTCCACCGCACCGGCGCCCCCGTCCCCGTCGAGTGGACCGACTGGCTCGCCGACGCCGCGTACCGCAGGGACCCCGCCGAGGCGGGCGGTCTCTTCGACGGGCTGCCCGGCACGGCCCTGGTGCTCACGCTGCTCGGCCGCGCCGAGGCGGGCCGGGAGCTGTGGGACCGGGCGATGTCCGCCGCGCCGCCGCCCGCGTCGGCCGACCTGTTCGACGGGCGCGCGGGCCTCGCCCTCGCCGCGCTGCGCCTGGCCCGGGCCGGCGGCCCCACGGCCCCCGGCACCGGACTGGTCGACGCCGCCCTGCGCACCGCCCGGGACCTGGACCGGCTGGCGCGGGGCGGATCGGTGGACGGGATGCGCCTGCCGGAGTCGGCGGGGCTGTTGCGCGGGCTGAGCGGAGCCGCCCTGCTCCACCTGGAACTGCACGCGCTGACCGGTGAGTCGTGGCTGCGCGAGGCGGCACGGACCGCCCTGGAGCGGGAGGCCGGACATCTGGTCACCATGGACGACGGCACGATCCAGGTGCGGGACGGCCGACGCCATCTGCTCTATCTGAACCAGGGCAGCTCGGGCGTCGCGCTGGTGGCCCAGGCGTACACGGCCCGGCACGAACACCCCGCCCTGAGCGCCCTGATCCCCGGGGTACGGGCGGGCTGCGCCATGGAGTTCGTCCGCGAGCCGGGGTTGTTCACCGGGCGCGCGGGACTGGCCGCCGCGGCGGGCCAGCTGTCACCGGACGGCCGTACGGGGCCCGAAGTCCTGGCCTCCGTGACCAACTTGACCTGGCACCTGATCGCCGACGAGGACCGGCTGCTCGTCCCGGGCGCCACCCTGCGGCGCTGCTCCGCCGACCTGGCGACGGGCGCGGCCGGACTGCTGCTGTCCCTGGACTTCCTGTCGAGCGGAACAGACGGAACAGGCGGAACAGGCGGAACAGGCGGGGCGGGCCGGACGGGCGAGGTGGCCGGAATCGGCGGCTCGGGACTGCTGGAGCTCCTCACTCTGGGATGA
- a CDS encoding MFS transporter produces the protein MTKPLRENRDFRLLWLSGLFAVLGGQMSALALPLLVLKETGSPVQAGAVGTVSVGAVLITMLPGGVMADRIERRRLMRLCDVGSLTVVTALTIAVLYGHAPMALVLLVAAAGAVISSVYAPAVFGLMRAVVPADQMGTATARLQARTQTARLVGPLVGGALFGLHPALPFAVEALGLLASTVCVALVRTRSRARTAAGSAFSKRELTAGLTFLWQIPYLRTVLLIFGLGMNFAFGSLTFIALTAFSDGGRSGIGGGFVISCVSAGALAGALFAPRIKPARHSRVLIVATCWTCVAAAGVMAWLSRPLVAGLMCALCMFLSTVASIGFLSKLLVVTPEEKVGRVQSAAGFLSSMVQPFGPLAGGALLMAFGARWAFTLTGCVLAVSALVVTFAASARTEPAPPAHEPEPTEPVAPAAKHATPGT, from the coding sequence ATGACCAAGCCGCTACGCGAAAACCGGGACTTCCGGCTGCTCTGGCTGAGCGGCCTCTTCGCGGTCCTCGGCGGGCAGATGAGTGCCCTGGCCCTTCCCCTGCTGGTCCTCAAGGAGACCGGCTCCCCGGTGCAGGCCGGTGCTGTCGGGACGGTGTCCGTGGGAGCCGTCCTGATCACCATGCTGCCCGGCGGGGTGATGGCGGACCGCATCGAACGCCGCCGGCTGATGAGGCTGTGCGACGTCGGCAGCCTGACCGTCGTCACCGCCCTGACCATCGCCGTCCTGTACGGGCACGCCCCCATGGCGCTCGTCCTGCTCGTCGCCGCGGCGGGTGCGGTGATCAGCAGCGTCTACGCGCCCGCCGTCTTCGGCCTGATGCGCGCGGTCGTCCCGGCCGACCAGATGGGCACCGCCACCGCACGGCTCCAGGCGCGCACCCAGACGGCCCGGCTGGTCGGGCCGCTCGTCGGGGGTGCGCTCTTCGGCCTCCACCCGGCGCTGCCGTTCGCCGTCGAGGCGCTCGGCCTGCTCGCGTCGACCGTCTGCGTGGCTCTCGTACGCACCCGCTCGCGGGCCAGGACGGCGGCGGGCTCCGCGTTCAGCAAGCGCGAACTCACGGCAGGCCTCACGTTCCTGTGGCAGATTCCCTACCTGCGGACGGTCCTGCTCATCTTCGGCCTGGGCATGAACTTCGCCTTCGGCTCCCTCACCTTCATCGCGCTGACCGCCTTCTCCGACGGAGGCCGCTCCGGGATCGGCGGCGGCTTCGTCATCAGCTGTGTCTCCGCCGGGGCCCTGGCCGGGGCGCTGTTCGCGCCGAGGATCAAACCCGCCCGGCACTCCCGGGTGCTGATCGTCGCCACCTGCTGGACCTGTGTGGCCGCCGCCGGCGTGATGGCGTGGCTCAGCCGGCCCCTGGTGGCCGGGCTGATGTGCGCGCTGTGCATGTTCCTGTCGACGGTCGCCAGCATCGGGTTCCTGTCGAAGCTGCTGGTGGTGACCCCGGAGGAGAAGGTGGGCCGGGTGCAGAGCGCGGCCGGGTTCCTGTCCTCCATGGTCCAGCCGTTCGGGCCGCTGGCCGGTGGTGCGCTGCTGATGGCGTTCGGCGCCCGCTGGGCCTTCACCCTGACCGGGTGCGTCCTGGCCGTGTCGGCGCTCGTGGTCACCTTCGCCGCCTCGGCCCGTACGGAACCGGCGCCTCCGGCCCACGAGCCGGAGCCGACCGAGCCGGTGGCGCCCGCGGCCAAGCACGCCACCCCCGGGACCTGA
- a CDS encoding radical SAM protein translates to MELAELVGLRPFPAAGLLLGLTRRCPLRCGHCSTGSDLTVREEPDADRLLRFVGSFTSENRPDVVMLTGGEPLLLPTLAGELSFLARRAGSRTAVLSGMFFARSKEIPPAILRAIAQVDHFSASLDVHHEREVARADVFRALHRIRESGVSVSFHLTGTGADDPYLADITRAIDQEFGGRVPSLVNEVRPFGRAASWARPARGGPDPSAAAPCSMAAWPVVAFDGTVLACCNQDTVDRRPAPAHLDLGHIGSDDWETVRRRALESPVLRMIRTVGPAHLAARSGAAPRPGSYCDGCRALGGDEAVAAGARAVAAGPAGALLDLAAAQRGALGGPEGVVRRHGCSAYAPLVGARGAGSTR, encoded by the coding sequence ATGGAACTCGCCGAACTCGTCGGACTGCGGCCCTTCCCGGCCGCCGGTCTGCTGCTCGGCCTCACCCGCCGCTGCCCCCTGCGGTGCGGGCACTGCTCCACCGGGTCGGACCTGACCGTGCGGGAGGAGCCGGACGCGGACCGGCTCCTGCGTTTCGTCGGCTCGTTCACCTCCGAGAACCGCCCGGACGTCGTCATGCTGACGGGCGGGGAGCCGCTGCTCCTGCCGACGCTCGCCGGCGAGCTGAGCTTCCTCGCGCGCCGCGCCGGATCGCGTACGGCGGTGCTGAGCGGCATGTTCTTCGCCCGCTCCAAGGAGATCCCGCCCGCGATCCTGCGCGCGATCGCCCAGGTCGACCACTTCTCCGCGAGCCTGGACGTGCACCATGAGCGGGAGGTGGCGCGCGCCGACGTGTTCCGGGCGCTGCACCGCATCCGCGAGTCGGGTGTCTCCGTCAGCTTCCACCTCACGGGGACCGGGGCGGACGATCCGTATCTGGCCGACATCACCCGCGCCATCGACCAGGAGTTCGGCGGCCGGGTGCCGTCGCTGGTCAACGAGGTGCGGCCGTTCGGCCGGGCCGCCTCCTGGGCCCGGCCCGCACGCGGCGGCCCCGACCCGTCGGCGGCGGCGCCGTGCTCCATGGCCGCCTGGCCGGTGGTCGCCTTCGACGGTACGGTGCTGGCCTGCTGCAACCAGGACACGGTGGACCGGCGCCCCGCCCCCGCCCATCTGGACCTCGGGCACATCGGCTCCGACGACTGGGAGACGGTACGCCGACGGGCCCTGGAATCACCGGTGTTGCGGATGATCCGCACGGTCGGGCCCGCCCATCTGGCCGCCCGCTCAGGCGCCGCACCCCGGCCGGGCTCCTACTGCGACGGCTGCCGGGCGCTGGGCGGGGACGAGGCGGTGGCGGCCGGGGCCCGGGCGGTGGCGGCCGGACCGGCGGGCGCGCTGCTGGACCTGGCCGCCGCGCAGCGCGGTGCGCTGGGCGGGCCGGAGGGGGTCGTCCGGCGGCACGGCTGCTCGGCGTACGCCCCGCTGGTCGGAGCCCGGGGCGCGGGGAGCACCCGGTGA